A DNA window from Motilibacter aurantiacus contains the following coding sequences:
- a CDS encoding DUF1416 domain-containing protein, whose amino-acid sequence MCGAPPQDLDLSGVDLSRQAVVAGVVSRDDAPLAGAYVRLLDASGEFVAEVPTSATGQYRFFAASGEWTVRVLAPGAQPTDRAVRATVGEVTRVDVAVA is encoded by the coding sequence ATGTGCGGAGCACCTCCTCAGGACCTCGACCTCTCCGGGGTCGACCTCTCCCGTCAGGCCGTCGTCGCGGGCGTCGTCTCGCGCGACGACGCGCCGCTCGCGGGCGCCTACGTCCGGCTGCTCGACGCGTCCGGCGAGTTCGTCGCCGAGGTCCCGACCTCGGCCACCGGGCAGTACCGCTTCTTCGCCGCGTCGGGGGAGTGGACCGTACGCGTCCTCGCTCCGGGCGCCCAGCCGACGGACCGCGCGGTGCGGGCCACGGTCGGCGAGGTCACCCGGGTGGACGTCGCCGTCGCCTGA
- a CDS encoding FABP family protein has translation MELTPDLPSELVPVAWLLGVWQGAGVIGYPTMQEARFGQQVVFDHVGGPYLTYESRLWQLREDGERGDVITVETGYWRPQPESLIEALIVQPTGVVEVYVGEIHPARLELRTDVVARTVSAEEHTAGHRLYGLVEGDLLWAYDKAALGQPLSPHASARLKKVGATEAIGRAGKAAG, from the coding sequence ATGGAGCTGACCCCCGACCTGCCGTCCGAGCTCGTCCCGGTCGCCTGGCTGCTCGGCGTCTGGCAGGGCGCCGGGGTCATCGGCTACCCCACGATGCAGGAGGCCCGGTTCGGGCAGCAGGTCGTCTTCGACCACGTCGGGGGCCCCTACCTGACCTACGAGAGCCGGCTCTGGCAGCTGCGCGAGGACGGCGAGCGCGGGGACGTCATCACCGTGGAGACCGGCTACTGGCGCCCGCAGCCGGAGAGCCTCATCGAGGCGCTCATCGTCCAGCCGACGGGCGTGGTCGAGGTCTACGTCGGCGAGATCCACCCCGCGCGCCTGGAGCTGCGCACCGACGTGGTGGCCCGCACCGTCTCCGCGGAGGAGCACACCGCCGGGCACCGGCTCTACGGGCTGGTCGAAGGAGACCTGCTGTGGGCGTACGACAAGGCAGCGCTCGGCCAGCCGCTGTCCCCCCACGCGTCGGCGCGGCTGAAGAAGGTCGGCGCGACGGAGGCGATCGGGCGGGCGGGAAAGGCCGCCGGATGA
- a CDS encoding DsrE family protein, whose product MPETSRTLVVKVTAGADAPERCSQAFTVAATAAAAGVPVSLWLTGESAWFALPGRAAEFTLPHAAPLPDLLDAVLAAGTVTLCSQCAARRGMTGADVLAGVRIAGAAVFVEEALADGAQALVY is encoded by the coding sequence ATGCCCGAGACGTCCCGCACTCTCGTCGTCAAGGTCACCGCCGGCGCCGACGCCCCCGAGCGCTGCTCGCAGGCCTTCACGGTGGCCGCCACCGCGGCCGCCGCGGGCGTGCCCGTGTCGCTCTGGCTCACCGGCGAGTCGGCCTGGTTCGCCCTGCCGGGCCGCGCGGCGGAGTTCACGCTGCCGCACGCCGCCCCGCTCCCGGACCTGCTCGACGCGGTGCTCGCCGCCGGCACCGTGACCCTCTGCTCCCAGTGCGCGGCGCGGCGCGGGATGACCGGCGCCGACGTGCTCGCGGGCGTACGCATCGCCGGGGCGGCGGTGTTCGTGGAGGAGGCCCTGGCCGACGGCGCGCAGGCGCTCGTCTATTAG